In the genome of Populus trichocarpa isolate Nisqually-1 chromosome 10, P.trichocarpa_v4.1, whole genome shotgun sequence, the window AACCGTGTTGACTCGGTTTATTTTTATGCTtgtttctaattgaattttttttcaatttcaccatccaacaacaaattttttttatttagttttttgtttcaatttagcttcatattttttctcaatttttttttgtagagttTTCACGGTCTCATGGATTTAATTtcctttcttgattttaatattggatATATTGAAAATagagctttataattttgttatatgctttttatgaagttatcgcAGTTTAATAACCCAAGTCACGAGTTTAATAGGTTAGTTCATGGTGacctgagattttttttttttgatatttattttctatcaccattcaatatttaatatttaattagttgaaaactagactttgtaatttttttttatttgctttctgtaGGGTTATCCCAATTTCACGACCCGAGTTTCgggtttgaaaggttaactcgagtagtttttttttgttcttttttaattttttttttaattttgttatttaacattgaattgattgaaaattaatcttcataatttatttgatttatttttatagggttatcatggtctcatgactcagaTTGTAGATATGATATGTTATTCCGAGCCAATctaatatatcattattttaatatttaaaaataaataacattcaaTATGTTACTGCATCAaacatcttttaatatttttaaaagatgttaaatattaattatattttgagtttataattattatttttttattagaaaagttttagcaatgtttaaatattttttttatattaaaaaaataattgatctatACCGTAGTGCATCGTGTAACAATGATATAGTATTTTCAATGGTGGTTGAACTTTTATAGGTTGTTTGAACTTTACAGTGGACATGGAGGAGTCTCAAGTTCAAGTAAAACTAATTGCTTTTATTGTTGCCTCGAGGACTGAATCTATATGATGTATAATTACTTAGTTTCGAAGCagtggaaaaaaatgaaaataaaagaagctGTGAGCAAACCCATGAGAGCACCccaatttttttgtaatgttaCTTACAATTTTCCCTTGGAACTTTGACATGCTGCAGGTGTTGGGTTATCCGAGCAAACCCATTGGGCTCTTTATAAGACGTTCTATCATCTTCCGATCCGACTCGAATGGTGAAGATCTAGAAGGTTATGCCGGTGCGGGCCTTTATGATAGGTAAAAATCATTCGAGAAACTGATGGGGAGGATATACAGTGTGCATTCAAGATGCCTAGTTGAAAACTAAATCATACTGAAAGAATTGGtgttattatcatattattatttgctcATTTAGCAGCTATCTGTCGTGCAGTGTGCCAATGGATGAAGAAGAGAAGGTTGTGCTCGATTATTCATCTGATCCGTTGATCACCGATGAACAGTTCCGACGAAGAATCCTCTCTGGCATTGCTCGTGCAGGAAGTGCAATTGAAGAGCTGTATGGATCTCCTCAAGACATTGAAGGCGTGATACGTGATGGTAATGTCTACGTAGTTCAAACAAGACCCCAGGTGTAATcgtctttttctcttttccgaATCGGATTTTGCTTGTCAGGGTtgtataaattagaaaaataacagagaGGGAAATGAAGAAAGGGGAAACATGCATAAATAATCAGGAAATGAAAAGAACAATAAATCCAAACTGCAGCATTGATTATAGTCACGCATCTGTTTACAATCATGAATAATGTTGTATTTATTTCTTAGTGTTTTGTTTTCCAGCAGAAACCATCTTGATctagcttgatttttttataaaaaaatcaaattgaagttgacATGGCTGATACTAATAGGATCAATTTGTGATTTGGTTATTCCGAGTAAAACACGGTTTGCTTTGCTTTAGATTGACATGATTAACCTTCTTAACGTGgttataatcaaattgaatttaataactttggttacaaaattcattaaattcatTGTTTATGATGCCTGAAATCCCGATATCTGATCACATTAgcattttattatcaataacaAGAGGCATGTCCAGATGATGTTTTTTTGACATAATAATCACTGATCATCCCAAGATCATGTAATCACATTACCAAATCAGCAGTTTTCTAGATGCTGCTAATTTCTACGCATGGCAAATCAATATTTCCCTTGATCATGGCTGCCATGAGATGAGCATCCCTCTGCACCAAAGCCAGAAACCGCCATCCATACCTCATTGAAGCGCCCAGAGAGATGGTTGGAAGCATTATACTGGGCAATCGTGTAGGAACTCTTATTTTCCAAGGTTCCATTCCAGTGCTCATTTAGACTGGTCCCGAGAGCCTCTACTTCTTCACCAATGTTATCATCCCTGGCAAACCCAGAAAACTTTCTAATTGCAATGCATTTTGCTCTCCATTTCTCCAACTGCAAATCAAGTTCAGAATTCGGCTGTGGAGGGGTCCCTTCGTAATAAGCTGACAGGGACATCTTCACGAAGAACGAAGATCCATGTGGTGCCTCTGTGATGGTTGTTAGAACAGGAGCAGTCATGGCAAGCTGAGTAGAGTTGAGGTTTGCACCATGAATGTACTGATAAAGCCTGAGAATCATAAAGAAACTAAGAAAGAGCATACATACATAAAGTCTGATTT includes:
- the LOC7460765 gene encoding uncharacterized protein LOC7460765, which gives rise to MKFVEDGMESPSPYHYALTAFHLSFIINLVFSGQAVESPEYTLIHQQSDFEIRLYKDISWMSAPVLQATSFQKSTKAGFHRLYQYIHGANLNSTQLAMTAPVLTTITEAPHGSSFFVKMSLSAYYEGTPPQPNSELDLQLEKWRAKCIAIRKFSGFARDDNIGEEVEALGTSLNEHWNGTLENKSSYTIAQYNASNHLSGRFNEVWMAVSGFGAEGCSSHGSHDQGKY